AGTTGTTCCTAAAGTAGCTCAGGCAGCTCAAAAAGCTATAGATATAGCTACTCCAGGTGATTTAGTTAGTATTAGCGGTTCACTTTATACTATCGCTGAAGCTAGAAAATTTTTAGTAAAAAACATAATAAACTAACTTGTGGGTGCATAGTATTCTAGTAACAAATTGGTTAAATAGTTTTTTTATTCAATGGTGAATAAAAGGAGGTTGAAAAATAGAGTTTAGTTGCATGAAAGACTAAAATTTTAGTAAAGGAAGTGGTGATTATGAAGTTTGATCGGCCGAAGTTGAAGTCAGGTTTTTCTTTGGCGGTGATGGTCATCTCTATGTCTCTGTTGGCGGCTGTAGTTGGATATTTTTTAGGTAATTGGATGATTCAATATGTAACTGCTCCAAACGATAATATTCAGAATGTTTCAAGTGAAAAGGTAGTTTCGGAAGAAAAAATTAATACTTCAGAATTAGAGAATACAGAATCAAGTACTGTTCCTGAAGAGGCTATTCAGAATCAATCAAATCAGAATTTAACACAAGATCAACCTGAGGTTAAACAAAATAGCACTAATAATTTATTTGTAGTCCAAGTTGGAGCTTTTGATAATCATGATAATGCTAAAGGATTAGTGGATAAATTAAAGGCTAAAGGTTATTCAGCTTATATTACTTCTCAGAATCCGTATAAAGTACAAGTAGGAGCATTTAAAAAGCGGGATAAAGCAACTCAATTAGGTAATAAATTAAAGAAGGACGGTTTTTCAGTTTATATCGATCAGTAATATATTTTTATCCCACCTAAAAGGTGGGGTTTTATTTTTTATTTAACAAAAAAGGAATCAGAAAACTAGTATTGTACATAATAATTATAACCTTGGATTTTTTTAAGGTCTAAGGAGGTTGAGGATGAAATTAAGAGATATTAAAGAAATTATAGATGCTGAAGTTATATGTGGTGATGCAAAGCTGGATTTGGATATTGCAACTGCCTGTGGTGCGGATTTGATGAGTGATGTTCTAGTTTTTACTGAAGAAAAAACTCTATTATTGACTGGGTTAACTAAACCTCAGGTGATTAGAACTGCTGATATGTTAAATTTAGCAGCTATTATTTTTGTTAGGGGGAAAAATCCCAATAAAAAAACAATAAAGTTAGCCCAGAAAAATAATATAGCCTTACTTTCTACTGACTATCCTTTATATAAAACTTGTGGTTTATTGTACGAAGCGGGATTATCAGAAGAAGAAATTAAGGAGGAAGTATAATTTGCAGAAGGCTGGGTTTAGTTTAGAGTTTATTGAGAAATTAGCTCTCGACCTTACTATTGATGATATTATGACTTATGATGTAATTACTTTAAGTCCTGACCATAAAGTGAAGAAGGCTAAAGAAATTATGCGGTTAAGAAAGATTTCAGGGATTCCTATTATTAATGATAATGAAAGATTGTCAGGAATTATCAGTATTGATGATATTATTACAGCTTTAGAAGATGAAAAGTTAGAAGAAAACCTTGATAATTTAATGAGTAAGGATTTAATTACTATTAATTCTGATGCACCAATAACAGATGCTTTGCGTCAGTTTAAGAAGTATCAATATGGTCGACTACCAGTAGTGGATAATAAAAATATACTGCAGGGGATTGTTACTCCTGGAGATATTACTAACAAGCTATTAGAAGAAGTAGAAGCAATGAAGCTAATTGAAGAAGATCAAAATGACAATAATGAAGAAGAATTTCAGATAAAAATAGAAGTTGAAGGTGGGGATTTTGAAAATTCCGGCCAAGCATCTACTAAAATAAAAAAGCTATTAAAAAGACAGAATATATCACCTTCTTTCATTAGAAAAGTAGTAGTTATAGCTTATGAAGCAGAAATGAATGTAGTAATTCATGCGAATCGAGGACAAGTAGCAGCTGATATTACTCCTGAAAAAGTTGATGTAGTAGTTGAGGATGAAGGTTCTGGGATTGAGGATGTCGATTTAGCTATGCAGCCTGGATATTCTACAGCTTCTGATTATATACGTGAATTAGGTTTTGGAGCTGGAATGGGGTTAGCTAATATCCAACGTTGTTCTGATGAATTGAATATTGAATCAGAAGTAGGAGTAGGGACTAAACTTGAAGCTACTGTTTATCTAAGAGAAAATGAGAAGTAAGTTATTATTTATTTTAGTGAGTTAAATTAGTTATTTCTTTCTAATTAGTTCTGTTTTTTCCTGAACTTTCATTAAAAAATCTAGACAAGTGCATAAATAAAGTTATTGAAACACAGTATAATAATAAATTAGCTATTACAATCACAAGGAGGCAATAAAATTCATGAAGTCTTTGGCTGAATTGGATAAGATTAAAAAGGAAGCTAAAGAGGAAATAAAGTTAAGAGATAGTGATGAAGAAGTAAGAATTAATATTCCTATGAGTACTTGCGGAATTGCTGCTGGAGCTAGAGAAATATTTGATGTGATTTCAGAAGAACTGGATAGGCAGGAAGTTAATAATGTAGTTTTAAATCAAATAGGTTGTATAGGTTTATGTCATTATGAACCAATAGTAGAAGTTGAAAATTCTAACCAAGATGTAGTTACTTATGGAAATGTTACTAGAGAGGATGCTAAAAATATTGTGAAAGACCATATTGTTAACGGCCAAATTATAGAGGAATTAATGATTAAATAACCTTTGTAATAATATTTACTATTTTTGGATATTTAACTTATTTTAGTAAAATTTTATTTGATTTAAAGAATTTGATAGTATGATTTTTCTTTGTTTATATTATATAATATAATAGTAATGGAAACATAATTACTTATTCTTTTTATAAGTTTATTTTTGGTTTAAATTAAAAAATATTTTTTAATAACTTTCAGCTAACTAATGAAAGCAATAATCTGGATTTTATGCTAAAAATAAATTTGAAATTGATTTAAATTTATAGTATTATGTCAGGTGGTGTTTTGTAAAATTAAATTTTGAAGATAAAGAAAGATTAAATAAATTATGATGAGTGAAGAAGGTTACAATTATATAATTGTATGTTCGAATATATATTTATGATTATGTAATTAAAATATTATTTTTTTGATAACTTTTAGTAAAATATAATTTTTTAAAAGGGGTGGAAAAATGGAAGCAAAAACTTTTGAACAAGGGATTCATCCTTGTTACAACAAAGAGGCGACTGCTTCTAAGAATCTCAAAAATGCTCAATTACCTGAGGAAGTAGTAATTCCCCTCCAACAACATATTGGGGCTCCTTGCGAACCACTGGT
The window above is part of the Sporohalobacter salinus genome. Proteins encoded here:
- a CDS encoding CBS domain-containing protein; its protein translation is MQKAGFSLEFIEKLALDLTIDDIMTYDVITLSPDHKVKKAKEIMRLRKISGIPIINDNERLSGIISIDDIITALEDEKLEENLDNLMSKDLITINSDAPITDALRQFKKYQYGRLPVVDNKNILQGIVTPGDITNKLLEEVEAMKLIEEDQNDNNEEEFQIKIEVEGGDFENSGQASTKIKKLLKRQNISPSFIRKVVVIAYEAEMNVVIHANRGQVAADITPEKVDVVVEDEGSGIEDVDLAMQPGYSTASDYIRELGFGAGMGLANIQRCSDELNIESEVGVGTKLEATVYLRENEK
- a CDS encoding SPOR domain-containing protein, whose amino-acid sequence is MKFDRPKLKSGFSLAVMVISMSLLAAVVGYFLGNWMIQYVTAPNDNIQNVSSEKVVSEEKINTSELENTESSTVPEEAIQNQSNQNLTQDQPEVKQNSTNNLFVVQVGAFDNHDNAKGLVDKLKAKGYSAYITSQNPYKVQVGAFKKRDKATQLGNKLKKDGFSVYIDQ
- a CDS encoding (2Fe-2S) ferredoxin domain-containing protein, with amino-acid sequence MKSLAELDKIKKEAKEEIKLRDSDEEVRINIPMSTCGIAAGAREIFDVISEELDRQEVNNVVLNQIGCIGLCHYEPIVEVENSNQDVVTYGNVTREDAKNIVKDHIVNGQIIEELMIK
- a CDS encoding DRTGG domain-containing protein; the encoded protein is MKLRDIKEIIDAEVICGDAKLDLDIATACGADLMSDVLVFTEEKTLLLTGLTKPQVIRTADMLNLAAIIFVRGKNPNKKTIKLAQKNNIALLSTDYPLYKTCGLLYEAGLSEEEIKEEV